Sequence from the Esox lucius isolate fEsoLuc1 chromosome 6, fEsoLuc1.pri, whole genome shotgun sequence genome:
ACAGGAATGCTAAAGGTAGCTAATTCTTTTGAGCATTTCCGTCTAGCTAAAGTGATCTTCCTTATTCTACATTAGGTATGTCGCACaagggtctgtgtgtttgcgtaacattttctattttatgcTGCTGAATTTACCATCCTCTTGAacaggtgtgtatgtggggtTATATTTGTTGCATTTAGCTTATTTTGTGTTTATGCTCCGTTGCTGAAGACATCACTTTTCCTCATTGTACTTTAAGCATGGCTACACTGATTAGTGAGGACACCTGGCAGGGTCCATTGGAGTAAGCTGGACATTGGAGTAAGCTGGACATTGGAGTAAGCTGGACATTGGAGTAAGCTGGACATTGGAATAAGCTGGACATTGGAGTAAGCTGGACATTGGAGTAAGCTGGACATTGGAGTAAGCTGGACATTGGAGTAAGCTGGACATTGGAGGCTATACTCCACATTCCACCTCCAGGAGAGCAGCCATCTTATGACCCCTGCTGGACAGAGACACTTCCAAACTGCAGAAacgggtggggggtgggggggggttcacaGAAAATGGCTTTTGATTGAAAACCAGCTCTAAAACAGAGTTGTGTTGCAGGATTTTCTATTGTATGCTCTAATGAAAACGAACCAGTGTGTGTGAGGACCAGAAGTACCTTAAATAATGCTTCTCAAGTCTTAAAACGTTTAAAATTAGCAAATGGGCATAGTAGGAGATTTGATGACTTTAATATTTATGTTAAGGTTTTAGGAGTTAGGGCTAggtttaagtttaggcataaatgttattgaggttaagtaTAAGGGATAGTGAACAGGAAACATGGGTTACTGAACAACAGACGTGTGATTGATGTTTTCGACTGTGAGAGAGGTTTCCGACAGAGGTTGAGAGGTTTTCCAGGGTAAGGGAGGGGGGTTGAGAGGATTTCCATGATGCCAGGGGTTTGTAACGGTGCCTGTGTCCTCCAGGCCCGGTGGTGTATGTGCTGGACCTCGCCGACCGGCTCATCTCCAAGGCCTGTCCCTTTGCCGCCGCTGGCATCATGGTGGGCTCCATCTACTGGACGGCCGTCACGTACGGGGCCGTCACCGTCATGCAGGTGAGAACACTCAACGCAATCATCCTACTGATGGCCAGGTCAGAAATGTCCAAAACCCTCCCTTCTTCGTCCCTGCTGACCACTGTGCTCCCATCCTGCCCCCCGCCCAGGTGGTGGGCCATAAGGAGGGTCTGGACGTGATGGAACGGGCCGACCCCCTGTTCCTGCTCATCGGCCTACCCACCATCCCAGTCATGCTGATCCTGGGCAAGATGATCCGCTGGGAGGACTACGTGCTGCGCCTCTGGAGGAAGTACTCCAACAAGCTGCAGATCTTAAACAGCATCTTCCCAGGTCAGAACGGAGCTAAGAATGGAGGGCCTCAAACTGTCCGCAGCATGATTAGGATGTTGTGCCAAATTGTATGGGGAGGCTTGACACGTTAAAAGATGTTGTAATGGTGTGGTTACTTTGCCCGCTTATGGACATTTATGCCCAGTACTCTTCTTTGCGATTAATAACGGTGAAATGTATCTGCTAACATGGGTATTTGGAAATGTGACCACAGATGGATCTGTAAAGTAAAAAGCTTGTCATTGAGAGCGATTGATGCGTGGAGAATCCGGACGGAGCATGCTATATATCGTGCATTGTGTAACACCTGAAGGTAAAACATCAACACCTGCAATGCACCTCCTGTCTCGCTGACCCCGCccccttgctctctctccctcagggaTTGGGTGCCCGGTGCCTCGTATTCCAGCAGAGGCCAGCCCCCTGGCGGACCACGTGTCGGCCACCAGGATCCTGTGCGGCGCCCTGGTTTTCCCCACCATCGCCACCATCGTGGGCAAGCTGATGTTCAGCAGTGTCAACTCCAACCTGCAGAGGACCATCTTGGTGGGTATTAAGTGATCTCAGCATGCattttaatggctgtgttgtacCAGCTCCTGCTGGCCATTTTAAGGTAACTATGATAGCTGGTAGGTATTTCTCAGTCCagaaaactattaaaaaaaaagaagatacaGCACTCACGATTTTAGACACCCACACATGCATCAACAGTGCACTGACAGCCAGGGAATCAGTGGTCATATGACCTGTTCTTCCGCTGTTCAAGACCCCTGACTTCACCTGTTCAGTTATGAGACATGGAGAGGTGTACCTGACCTTTCCTATGGCAGGATATAGTGCGCTATTAGCAGTTTAGATTTCCCCCAGGGACCATATAGTGTAGCATGTTGAGAGGCAAGACGGAACAGTGACCCACGCTGTTGATCTGCTCCACGACTACATGCTTACTGTGTTCCGTCTGCAGGGCGGAATCGCGTTTGTGGCCGTCAAGGGGGCGTTCAAGGTGTATTTCAAACAGCAGCAGTACCAGAGACAAGCCCACCGTAAAATCCTCAACTTCCCTGAGGTCGAAGAGGCTTGAGGTGGAgctgcacagacagacacggacacccgggggagggagaaatagaTGGGACCTCTAAACAGGAACGCCGTCAGACAGACTGAGCGGCACAGGGATCAATGGCGCCCCCTACCTATTCTACCCCTCCAAACAGCCTGGTCTCCCCTCAGCTTTTTTTGCTCTCTGTGAGGTCTTCTTTGTATGGATGTTGCCATTTCATTTGAATGCATTAGAAGGGAAATGAGACAAGAACACTTATCTGGACACAAGTATTCATGCGTTTTGCACACAGGACCCTGGAACGTGACTTGTTTTGTGACAGCTGTgtggtttttcttttaaattgcatAACCAGTGCTTGTGTGTTCAAAGACAAACCTGGGACACTATTTACACAGGaagattttataaaaaaaataaatagttttataTTGTTGATTTTTCATTTCACTGAATGTGTTTGCCGATGGGAGATGTTTTTccttattttgtgttttatgagGTGAATAGAACATCCATCACAATTGGATGATAATTTTAATGAGGATCCTTGTACTAATTTCTCCATTGGTCATTATCTCCAGTCTAGTGACCGTTGATAATGTTTGCTGTCATTGATCCATTTAGAAGCACAGCACAAAcctcattatataaaatgattATCTGTGCATACTTAATGTATTCTAAAATTACTGTATCCGCTGAGGGTCTTGTAGCAATGTTTCATTGTGAGGATGTATAGTGTCTTTACCTTTTAGGCCTACATCACACTTTCACACTCACCTCATACACTTTAACAGTCAGTGCCCTGATGACCAGTAGTTAGATGAAGGAGAATGTCATGTGCCTGAGGGGTGGAGCTGATCTACTTCTGACACAGCATTGCCTTTTAAATGACCACAAAAGGTTTCCCACGCCATCAGGTGAATATTGTCGTGACCCATCTTTTAAGCCACGTCCAATATTCTCCCACTGATATTTCCTTGTTTacactagtgatggccattcaaggcttcattagcgttacttcagcagcaggatattgttggcagcactcagattaaCTTTATCACAACATTTAGGCAATATAGATCAAGTCTGTGAAATataacagacaagaataacattggaacagaaATTAAACAATGTACAGACTATTTTGccattgttttgaaataaatctgagttagcgctactagcataatatcctgctgctagaaaaccagtaatgaagccttgatTGACCATCACTAGTTAAAACTGCTCTGTTTCTTATAGAATTTCTCAAGGCCGTTACCTAACTCATTCTAGATCTCAGTGCAgtagcagtggttcccaaacttaAACCCCCAGGCTTTCACCATTTGGTATCACCGATGCGAGCAGATGAATCGGGTCCGCTAgttctaaaataaatcaactgGATAGAATGGTAAATCCCTGAGGAGAGGTTATGTATGAGAGCCACTGATATGTAGGGCTATAGAACCAGTATAACATGACTTGTGTGAGAAGGGCATGCAATACACCAACCACATtgtgcatatacagtatctcttaGCTGTGCCTAGTAGCCTGATATACTCCAATAAGTCAGCTCCGCTATTACTTTAATTGTAACACATTATGCCAAATTAGTGACATCTTAGTGGTACTGTACAGACATAACTTCAGCATTTAAATAGTTTGTTCTATtgtgaataaatgtattttttcaaattttgaAGTGGTTGAAGTGTTGAGTTGAATATCCAGTCCAAATTCCATGAACAAGGGGCTAGCTATAAAACTACTTGAATGAATACACACACTTTCAATCTACATATTTTAGTGTACAGTAGGATCAGTGTGCTAACTGAGGTAGCCATTTCTGCAAAACATCCTGTGTTGGCTGACAGTTATCTTGCAAGAAATACACAACTATTTGTTCTAGTATAATCATTTATTAAACACAGAAAAACTCCCAACACTTTTTTGCAGTACTATTAATGAAaaattaatcacaaattagCTATTTTTTTAAACCCCCTGACAGTTTTAAAGCTCCTATCTGAACAGTTGAATATAATCTGTCTAGTTTTCAATAGAACTTGCAGTTTGACATCTTTTTCTTCAGCTTGTCACATGTATATCCCAGTTGAAGTAAACTCACATCCAGCCCTTCTGATGTTTGAGTCCATACTGATTAATTACAACTATTGAGACAAATCATTCCCCTCAGTACATTACCAAGCAATGACAACAATGGGTTGCCGGAGACCATGCTATCCTACTAAAGAAACAATGGCCATTGTGCAGTATCAACTTTTAAGCACTGAACCCAAACCAGTGAAAATCAAGGGAACTAAAAGTGGAAAGGGCTATATTAAAACGTTGGTAAAACGTTAATCTGAAGGCCCAAAAACAAATGGGAGATCAGATGAGGCTGACATTTGCTATCCAAGTGGATGGTTCCAGTGGTGGTTTGACTTGCCACAGCATGTTAGATCCTGCGCCATATAATGTTTTCTTACCCGTGGATCTGGCTTCAGTTAACATGGGCTCATTTCCTTTAAATGGAATTGAAGCTAAACTTCAGCATTACAGACTGAATACAGGCCATTGTGCAGACAGTGACATTGCACTGATGTGAGTTTGATCCAGGCCCAAATGACAGTTCTACTTCTCAGCGTCAGTGAGTCCATTTAGGCTGGATAAGCACAAGGACCAGAGAATCAGCATTCACCCTGAATGTAAATTAAAAGTTCTAAAATCTCTGTTCTGGTTCTCCAGAGTTTATTGCTTAGTGTGAAGTGCATATGGAGAA
This genomic interval carries:
- the march5 gene encoding E3 ubiquitin-protein ligase MARCH5 — protein: MAEQNALVMQQQNLDRSCWVCFATDEDDRTAEWVRPCRCRGSTKWVHQSCLQRWVDEKQRGNSTARVACPQCSAEYLIVFPKLGPVVYVLDLADRLISKACPFAAAGIMVGSIYWTAVTYGAVTVMQVVGHKEGLDVMERADPLFLLIGLPTIPVMLILGKMIRWEDYVLRLWRKYSNKLQILNSIFPGIGCPVPRIPAEASPLADHVSATRILCGALVFPTIATIVGKLMFSSVNSNLQRTILGGIAFVAVKGAFKVYFKQQQYQRQAHRKILNFPEVEEA